A single window of Anopheles moucheti chromosome 2, idAnoMoucSN_F20_07, whole genome shotgun sequence DNA harbors:
- the LOC128304374 gene encoding negative elongation factor A, whose amino-acid sequence MANVRDSDISLWLHNKLGTSNDSWISGSITSQLNKEVLRNIKECFPDLQTQVKLKLLLSFFQIPRRIVEEWKTELEEVIEVAGLDSELWVSMIAETIKTFPTTGSLNTEISDYEETRPIFTDMVNELRRLVVKNADLGMLPLECQYLNKSTLVSVVGQQSTPVKHFTLKRKPKSAALRAELLQKSSDAQSCLKKISAPTVPLRSRGIPRKMTDTTPLKGIPSRVPTGGFRSPPTTPGQTRPAMSRTPAGRKDGGIKLLEIGEQPLGYAAAKKRKREQEKEEQAKKVAEQQSQSANDTKSTTTTPSTSSPTVTTTPDYAAGLSAPSTVYSQPATPMPATSGSKDVSSSVMSTSVASSTSQAQVQQPQAQQQQPTPSPQTQLQPAQRQPQQTQPTITTSQQSQQQQTPSQATSAVVDEEEEVEMKDTKPESISLTTPVAIPVSAVPSVSSAPPPLAYPATKTISATVIKTEPSGVGAGTVGSSMVTLSSQPPSLVRTVPLTPKQAKSVLQSQSGATGGVQIIQKSTGKTISAAAAAAAAVTSTSNTNAQQKIEILSSESIVPGTLHASIPKSTTIINRGGNILFTTKQVQPGTTTAAGGATIIQQKTPLTSYVLNTTSPGKQLNIQRIVSNASSTGTPSLTTTISRAPHQQQLLQQQSQQIQVQGQQSATQQTRIVQIKTAPTVSLNNNQLMQNIPPLISTQIPAGATQPTILNIQSMQQQQGQQNQLQITPTAVPQKRTITITAQNPPTAGMTTSVAQILQHQQQLQQQQQQQQQQQALQATAAAAVGQQPKYTQVVMPPNVKGNTYYVTNAANVSNVLNQKGVIIQTVDASGNTVYQQIPLQNVSGLSGATILTGPPGLIKTESETKLSQIPALVPTSSLHQNIPALTPVVIQPSGGQQQGTTVVQQQQQQGATIPALITNISQQQVQQQQQPQVKQQVIFRPVGGTNNVQTILPQGITLIQRPGGQPKLVQTIQQSAGAGQQQQQLLKAATAAGQAGQRTIITQIPQQQQQQGQQQHTIQFQAPGSQRTGGTTIQLVQQPQQQGQTQQIQVQRAQFKQVQQQQQGTTVTIQSQGSGQQQQQPQQAQQQQAGGRKGLSISSKYYMEAHDMFKRANCVSRLEKAIIIGFMAGYRNNPRPSPENIVTIKLNESVEKVHQDDRAALMLVESLITLDYNTGQWRTFRKYREVDQSQQLAESVSSDTTAGGAANTATGGGSGTAASAGQQNSVVI is encoded by the exons atggcgaacgTGCGGGATAGCGACATTTCTCTGTGGCTCCACAATAAGCTTGGTACATCAAACGATTCATGGATAAGTGGTTCCATTACGTCTCAATTGAATAAAGAAGTGCTTCGGAACATCAAGGAGTGTTTTCCAGACTTACAGACCCAGGTTAAGCTGAAACTGCTGTTGAGTTTTTTCCAAATTCCGCGACGGATCGTCGAAGAG TGGAAAACGGAACTAGAGGAAGTAATTGAAGTTGCTGGACTCGATTCAGAGCTATGGGTGTCAATGATAGCGGAAACGATAAAAACCTTCCCGACCACAGGGTCTTTGAACACGGAAATCTCAGACTACGAAGAGACGCGCCCAATTTTCACAGACATGGTCAACGAATTGCGACGGTTGGTAGTGAAAAATGCCGATCTCGGTATGCTCCCCCTGGAATGTCAGTATCTCAACAAATCGACGCTTGTTTCTGTGGTCGGGCAGCAGTCAACGCCTGTGAAACATTTTACGTTAAAACGTAAACCGAAAAGTGCAGCCTTACGTGCGGAGCTGCTGCAAAAGTCTTCCGATGCACAGAGTTGCCTCAAGAAGATATCTGCACCAACAGTGCCTTTACGGTCGCGTGGCATTCCACGTAAAATGACCGACACAACACCGCTTAAAGGTATCCCGTCACGCGTACCTACCGGTGGCTTTCGTTCACCTCCGACTACCCCAGGTCAAACCCGGCCGGCAATGAGCCGAACGCCAGCCGGTAGAAAGGATGGAGGTATAAAGCTACTCGAGATCGGAGAGCAACCGCTAGGCTATGCGGCAGCGAAAAAACGTAAGCGAGAACAAGAGAAGGAAGAACAGGCAAAGAAGGTGGCGGAACAACAGAGTCAAAGTGCAAATGATACGAAGTCGACCACAACCACGCCGTCTACATCAAGTCCAACTGTTACGACAACGCCCGATTATGCGGCAGGTTTGTCAGCACCCTCGACAGTGTACAGTCAGCCTGCAACACCAATGCCGGCCACATCTGGCAGCAAGGATGTATCCTCTAGCGTGATGTCAACGTCTGTTGCCTCTAGTACATCGCAAGCTCAAGTACAACAACCACAagcgcaacaacagcaaccaacACCATCCCCCCAGACGCAGCTTCAGCCAGcacagcggcagccgcaacaAACGCAACCGACAATAACAACTTCTCAGCAAtctcaacagcaacaaacgccCTCTCAGGCAACATCTGCTGTGGTCGATGAGGAGGAAGAGGTTGAGATGAAAGACACAAAACCGGAATCCATTAGCTTAACCACGCCCGTTGCTATACCGGTTAGTGCTGTGCCAAGTGTAAGTTCGGCACCACCTCCATTGGCATATCCTGCAACGAAAACAATATCAGCAACGGTCATCAAAACGGAACCCAGCGGTGTTGGGGCAGGTACGGTTGGAAGTTCTATGGTTACGTTGTCATCACAACCCCCATCGTTGGTACGAACTGTTCCGTTAACACCTAAACAAGCCAAATCGGTACTGCAGTCGCAATCGGGAGCGACGGGAGGAGTTCAGATAATTCAAAAATCCACAGGCAAAACGATCAGTGCggctgcagcagctgctgcagcagtAACGAGCACCAGCAACACCAACGCGCAGCAGAAAATAGAAATCCTATCGTCTGAGTCGATCGTACCCGGAACGTTACATGCCTCCATTCCAAAATCTACGACCATCATCAATCGTGGTGGAAATATATTGTTCACTACGAAGCAGGTGCAGCCTGGCACGACAACAGCTGCCGGAGGAGCAACAATAATACAGCAAAAAACGCCACTTACTTCGTACGTGCTTAACACGACATCGCCCGGCAAACAGCTCAACATTCAGCGAATAGTTTCGAACGCGAGTTCCACAGGCACGCCTAGTTTGACGACAACCATTTCACGGGCTCCgcatcagcagcaactgctgcagcagcaatcgCAACAAATTCAAGTCCAGGGACAACAGTCAGCTACGCAGCAGACTAGGATTGTGCAAATTAAAACAGCTCCAACTGTGTCGCTTAACAATAATCAGTTGATGCAAAATATTCCACCCCTTATATCTACCCAGATTCCGGCCGGGGCGACTCAGCCAacgatactaaacattcaatccatgcaacaacagcagggtCAGCAGAATCAGTTACAAATTACCCCGACAGCAGTGCCCCAGAAGCGCACGATCACGATAACAGCACAAAACCCGCCGACGGCTGGTATGACTACCTCCGTCGCACAAATTCttcaacatcagcaacagctgcagcagcaacaacagcagcaacagcaacaacaagcgCTGCAAGCTACTGCTGCAGCTGCGGTCGGCCAACAGCCAAAGTACACACAAGTGGTTATGCCGCCGAATGTTAAGGGAAACACCTACTACGTAACGAATGCCGCAAATGTTTCGAATGTGCTGAATCAGAAAGGAGTCATCATACAAACGGTCGACGCATCGGGCAACACTGTATATCAGCAGATTCCGCTACAAAACGTTTCCGGATTGAGCGGAGCCACAATACTGACGGGACCGCCAGGACTGATCAAAACGGAATCGGAAACAAAGCTGAGTCAAATTCCCGCACTGGTACCAACTAGCTCgttgcatcaaaatattccCGCCCTAACACCCGTCGTGATTCAACCCAGTGGAGGACAGCAGCAAGGCACTACCGTggtacagcagcaacagcagcaaggtGCAACCATACCGGCATTGATTACGAACATTTCACAGCAGCAggtccagcagcagcaacagccgcAGGTAAAGCAGCAGGTGATTTTCCGACCTGTCGGTGGAACAAACAATGTGCAAACAATTTTGCCACAAGGAATCACGCTTATTCAGCGGCCAGGCGGCCAACCAAAGCTAGTGCAAACGATCCAACAATCGGCCGGTGCTggtcaacagcagcaacagttgcTAAAAGCGGCCACCGCAGCAGGGCAGGCAGGACAACGTACAATCATTACGCAAATaccccaacagcagcaacagcagggtcAGCAACAGCACACGATTCAGTTCCAGGCCCCGGGATCACAGCGTACTGGCGGCACTACCATTCAGCTAGTccagcaaccgcaacagcaaGGTCAAACCCAACAGATACAGGTGCAGCGTGCCCAATTTAAGCaagtgcagcagcaacaacagggAACTACGGTAACGATACAGTCTCAAGGCAgtggtcagcagcagcagcagccacaacaagcgcaacagcaacaagcgGGTGGAAGAAAAGGGCTTTCAATATCC AGCAAGTATTACATGGAAGCACATGACATGTTTAAACGGGCTAACTGCGTGTCCCGATTAGAGAAGGCTATAATCATCGGTTTCATGGCTGGCTATCGAAACAATCCTAGGCCTTCACCGGAAAACATCGTGAccataaaattaaatgaaagtGTT GAAAAAGTGCACCAAGACGATAGGGCAGCTTTGATGCTGGTTGAGTCGCTCATCACGCTCGACTACAACACGGGTCAGTGGAGAACATTCCGAAAGTATCGTGAAGTTGACCAATCGCAACAGCTTGCAGAAAGCGTTAGCAGTGACACAACGGCGGGTGGTGCTGCAAATACTGCTACGGGCGGAGGCAGTGGGACGGCCGCATCCGCTGGACAACAAAATTCAGTagttatttaa
- the LOC128299617 gene encoding mycosubtilin synthase subunit C, producing the protein MGTLPQLAVVKGKLCPLQPTLLHRTFESNVDKFGGTDTALIYNDDVRGEVQINYNVLNSTANRLATAMLNRIKDHYRSPPNTDGDYIVAVCMQPTDRLVTTLLAIWKAGAAYLPIDPTFPPNRIQHILGEAQPALVVYDDDYDNAAIFGKTPAISYAEVRKRASDLSNANIRPEAMLGKGDSQLALVLYTSGSTGVPKGVRLNHETILNRLEWQWARFPYSTTERIGVFKTALTFVDSVTEIWGPLLNGMAIVVVPKKITNNPEKLVELLERYRIERLVLVPTLLRSLLLYLPLQQKPPQSGSKLLYSLRIWVCSGEPLQISLAREFFDYFQEGMHQLCNFYGSTEVMGDVTYFVCESKKQLEAYEKVPIGYPLDNTTIYIMSPDLRPVRTEEIGELYVAGANLAEGYVNGRDPDRFIDNPLAIDPSFGRLYKTGDYASVSKGCVYYQGRMDSQIKIRGHRVDLSEVEANLLGLDGVDKGIVLCYHAGEIDQALLGFVTLEKDSHFQTGLQVEAALGDKLAHYMMPQVILLDSIPLLVNGKIDRQTLLKMYESTNNNDDTQIEIEYDYANVPASRMIAAKDLFETVGQVIGRSTRAKICLTSNFYELGGNSLNSIITVTQLCGKGYPVSITTFIGAKNLGEILDKICADERELQNHQLETNGNGNAEADFDYRMQLTAVPLALEHKHDTINIITSSFFEKADLEQWLKPQIYETDYRDILEDIWTVLIEKGLSFIVKDETGRPVGVSLNFDAHDEPEVTVTSKLIIVFEFLEFVEGPIRDSQLPTGKNQILHSFMMGTCAELSAQENIEAMHFMESEVLKLAKRRNFAGIFTTNTNPLTQQLGSNVYNYKTMLDYQVNQFVYSADSSRPFAAAPDSQRAVVHWKDIRC; encoded by the exons atgGGTACCTTGCCGCAGTTGGCCGTAGTCAAGGGGAAACTGTGTCCTCTGCAGCCGACCTTACTGCATCGCACCTTTGAATCGAACGTTGACAAATTCGGTGGCACCGATACGGCTCTCATCTACAACG ACGATGTCCGTGGTGAGGTGCAGATCAACTACAATGTGCTCAACTCGACGGCGAACCGACTGGCCACGGCCATGCTGAACCGCATCAAGGATCACTACCGTTCGCCGCCCAACACCGACGGTGACTATATCGTAGCCGTGTGCATGCAGCCGACCGATCGCCTCGTAACGACACTGCTTGCGATCTGGAAGGCGGGTGCCGCCTATCTGCCCATCGATCCAACGTTTCCACCGAATCGCATTCAGCACATCCTGGGCGAAGCGCAACCAGCACTGGTTGTGTACGACGACGACTACGACAATGCGGCCATCTTCGGGAAGACACCCGCCATCAGCTATGCCGAGGTGCGGAAACGTGCTAGCGACCTGAGCAACGCCAACATCCGACCGGAAGCGATGCTCGGAAAGGGTGACTCACAGCTGGCCCTGGTGCTGTACACCTCTGGCAGTACCGGAGTGCCGAAAG GCGTTCGCCTTAACCACGAGACCATCCTGAACCGGCTCGAGTGGCAGTGGGCTCGCTTCCCTTACTCTACGACGGAACGCATCGGTGTGTTCAAGACGGCCCTCACGTTCGTCGACTCGGTCACCGAGATATGGGGCCCACTGCTGAACGGGATGGCCATTGTGGTAGTGCCCAAGAAGATTACCAACAATCCCGAAAAGCTCGTTGAACTGTTGGAGCGCTATCGCATCGAGCGGCTGGTACTGGTACCGACGCTGCTCCGTTCGCTGCTGCTCTATTTGCCACTGCAGCAGAAACCGCCGCAGTCCGGCTCAAAGCTACTCTACAGCCTGCGCATCTGGGTGTGTTCCGGTGAACCGTTGCAGATTTCGCTGGCTCGCGAGTTCTTCGATTACTTCCAGGAGGGTATGCACCAGCTGTGCAACTTCTACGGCTCGACCGAGGTGATGGGTGACGTGACGTACTTCGTGTGCGAGTCGAAGAAGCAGCTGGAAGCTTATGAGAAGGTCCCAATCGGTTACCCGCTCGACAATACCACCATCTACATTATGAGCCCAGATCTGCGCCCCGTGCGGACAGAGGAAATCGGCGAACTGTACGTGGCCGGGGCGAATCTGGCCGAGGGGTATGTTAATGGGCGCGATCCGGACCGCTTCATCGACAACCCGTTGGCGATCGATCCGTCCTTCGGGCGGCTGTACAAAACCGGCGATTATGCGTCGGTCAGCAAGGGCTGCGTGTACTACCAGGGACGCATGGATTCACAAATCAAGATCCGCGGCCACCGGGTGGATCTGTCGGAAGTGGAGGCGAATCTGCTTGGGCTGGACGGTGTAGATAAGGGTATCGTGCTGTGCTATCACGCCGGTGAGATCGATCAGGCACTGCTTGGATTCGTGACACTGGAAAAGGATTCCCATTTCCAGACCGGACTGCAAGTGGAGGCAGCGCTTGGTGACAAGCTTGCCCACTATATGATGCCACAGGTCATTCTGCTCGATAGCATTCCCTTACTCGTAAACGGCAAAATCGATCGTCAAACGTTGTTGAAGATGTACGAGAGCACCAACAATAACG ATGACACACAGATAGAGATCGAGTACGATTATGCTAACGTTCCGGCGAGTCGAATGATCGCGGCGAAGGATCTGTTCGAAACAGTCGGTCAGGTGATCGGTCGTTCGACACGGGCCAAAATTTGCTTGACTAGCAACTTCTACGAACTTGGTGGTAACTCGCTCAACTCGATCATCACCGTGACGCAGCTGTGTGGTAAAGGATATCCGGTGAGTATTACCACGTTTATCGGAGCGAAGAACTTGGGCGAAATTTTGGACAAAATATGTGCCGACGAACGAGAACTGCAAAACCACCAGCTCGAGACCAATGGTAATGGAAATGCGGAAGCTGATTTTGACTACCGTATGCAGCTGACGGCAGTCCCACTGGCACTCGAACACAAACATGACACGATCAA CATCATCACCTCAAGCTTCTTCGAAAAGGCAGACCTGGAACAGTGGCTTAAACCGCAGATCTACGAAACGGACTACCGGGACATCCTGGAAGATATCTGGACGGTTCTCATCGAGAAGGGACTGAGCTTCATCGTAAAGGATGAAACTGGCCGCCCGGTAGGTGTTTCACTTAACTTTGATGCGCACGATGAACCCGAGGTGACCGTTACCAGCAAACTGATCATTGTGTTCGAATTCTTGGAATTCGTCGAAGGACCAATCCG AGATAGTCAACTGCCCACCGGCAAAAACCAGATACTGCACTCCTTCATGATGGGTACCTGTGCGGAGCTGTCCGCTCAGGAAAATATCGAGGCTATGCACTTCATGGAGAGTGAGGTGTTGAAGTTGGCTAAGCGTAGAAACTTTGCTGGAATCTTCACCACCAACACGAACCCGCTCACACAGCAGCTCGGATCGAACGTGTACAATTACAAAACGATGCTGGACTATCAGGTCAATCAGTTCGTGTACAGTGCGGACAGTTCGAGACCGTTCGCGGCGGCTCCAGACAGCCAACGCGCCGTAGTGCACTGGAAGGACATTCGTTGTTAA